A portion of the Manihot esculenta cultivar AM560-2 chromosome 2, M.esculenta_v8, whole genome shotgun sequence genome contains these proteins:
- the LOC110609862 gene encoding probable E3 ubiquitin-protein ligase RHB1A, whose protein sequence is MGGCCCCFSNGAELNRAPPYYYYPRASEERVPLSSHHGAASTLSTGLLVDTNLDTSVPDAYTPPPPPMPFDVALGRSQTPQRAQGASCDKDVGAVQTTSDSVQETTGMDSRGTPAKCEDIKVSSGKEHINLVLDSAKEPEIEPPNSVEPVVSATEEDVCPICLEEYDAENPKITTKCEHHFHLACILEWMERSETCAVCDKEMIIDPPID, encoded by the exons TACCCCAGGGCATCAGAAGAGCGTGTCCCACTATCATCTCATCATGGTGCTGCGTCTACCCTCTCCACAGGACTCTTGGTTGACACAAACCTTGACACGTCAGTCCCTGATGCTTATACGCCACCTCCTCCACCTATGCCATTTGATGTGGCTCTAGGACGTTCTCAAACTCCTCAACGAGCACAGGGAGCTTCCTGTGATAAAGATGTTGGAGCAGTGCAGACAACTTCTGATTCTGTTCAAGAAACAACTGGCATGGATTCCAGAGGAACACCAGCCAAATGCGAAGATATTAAGGTGTCAAGTGGTAAAGAACATATTAATTTAGTACTTGATTCAGCGAAGGAGCCAGAAATTGAGCCCCCAAATTCCGTTGAACCTGTTGTTTCAGCAACAGAGGAGGATGTTTGTCCCATCTGTCTGGAAG AGTATGATGCAGAGAATCCAAAAATTACCACAAAATGTGAGCACCATTTTCACCTTGCATGCATTCTTGAATGGATGGAAAGAAGTGAAACTTGTGCTGTTTGTGATAAG GAGATGATAATTGACCCTCCTATTGATTAG